The Candidatus Sulfotelmatobacter sp. genomic interval CGTGAGTGGCGGCAATCCATCGGGCGGAAACCTGATGCCGCAGATCGCGCCGCCCGAGCCCGCCGATCCCGGCATCGCCTGGACACGGCCCAGGCGCTGGATGAACGAGATCGCGGGTTCGATGCGCTACGCCACCTACATCGTGCCCGGCGCCTCGGCCGACCTCGGCGCAGAATGCGCGGTCTACTACTTCGGACCGGGCAAGGGCGGACCGGTGGAGGACAATCTCGAGCGCTGGATCGGCGAGTTCTCAGAGCTCCAGCAGCACGACGTCACGACACGCCAGGTGGCGGGCATGAAGATATCGGAGGTCGTGGCCAGCGGCTCCTACGCCGCGCACGGCATGCAGGGTGACGACGCCGGCGAGCACGCCAACTGGACGCTGCTGGGCGCGATCGTCGAGGGACCGAGCGGAAACGTGTTCTTCAAGCTCACCGGGCCGACCAGCACGGTGACCGCGGCGCGCAAAGACTTCGATTCGATGCTGGGCTCGCTCCACAGGAAATAGCTGCGGCGGGCCGCCGCCGCTCCCGCAACGGCGCCCGATCCGCGACAGGGAGGTCGCATATGGGCGGTCTTTTCTTCATCGGCATCGCTCTGGTCGTTGCCATCTTCATCATTCGCAATTTCGCCGGGCGCGCTCGCGCGCGAGTTCACGATTCCGGCGGACCGGTGTTCACCGGCGGAGCCGAAGCCGTGCGCTGGGTGTTATCCGGCGTTGCGGCACTCTTCCTGTTCCTGATCCTCGTGACCTCGATCCGCGTCGTTCCGGTGGGTCACGCGCTCGTGATCTTCAACACCATCACACGCAGCTTTCGCCTCGCCTCGCAGGGCATCACGTTCGTTCCGCCCTTCATCAGCAACACGCAGCTCTACGATCTGCGCCGGCTTGAGTACACCATGTCGGGCACCACCGGCGAAGGCCGCAAGGCCAATATCGATGACTCACTGTGGTCGCCGACGCAGGAGGGTCTCATGGTCGGAATCGATCTCACGCTCTGGCACCATCTCGACGCCGGCCACGTCGTATCCATCCACCAGAGGATCGGGCCCGACTACGAGGAGAAGATCATCCGCCCGGCGGTGCGATCGGTGATCCGCCTGGTGATCTCGGAATATCCGGTGATGGACGTCTACTCGGCCAAGCGCGCCATGATCCAGGACGAGATCAATCGCAAGGTGAAGGACCTGATCGAGAAGGACGGCTTCATGGTGGACGAGGTGGTGCTGCGCGACGTGCGCTTCACCCCCGAGTTCACCAAGGCGATCGAGGCCAAGCAGATTGCGCAGCAGGCCGCCGAGCAGATGAAGTACACGCTCGAAAAGGAAGAGAAGGAGGCGGAGCGCAAGGTGATCGAGGCCAAAGGTCGCGCCAACGCGATTGAAGTGATCAACAAGGCGCTGGCCCAGAATCCCAATTACATCAAGTATCTCTACGTCGACAAGCTGTCGGACAAGGTGTCGGTGATCGTGTCGGATCAGAACACCATCATGGACCTGAAGGGGATTCTCGGCGCGAAAGAGAAGTGAGCGGGCGCCTGGCCGCGCCTATGCCTGCTCCTCCCACACCTGCGCGAGGTGCACGATCACCTCGACGGCGCGCTCCATGTCCTGTACCGCAACCCATTCGAGCCGCGAGTGCAGGTTGTGGCCGCCGGCGAAAATGTTGGGCGTCGGCAGCCCCATGAAGCTCAGCCGCGAGCCGTCGGTTCCGCCGCGAATCGCGCCGTCCACCGGATCGAGGCCGGCGCGCCGATAGGCCTCCTTCGCGTTGGCGATGATCTGCGGATGCTGGTCGAGCACTTCGCGCAGATTGCGATAGCTCTCCTGCACCTCGAAGCTCACCGACGAGCCCG includes:
- a CDS encoding prohibitin family protein; translation: MGGLFFIGIALVVAIFIIRNFAGRARARVHDSGGPVFTGGAEAVRWVLSGVAALFLFLILVTSIRVVPVGHALVIFNTITRSFRLASQGITFVPPFISNTQLYDLRRLEYTMSGTTGEGRKANIDDSLWSPTQEGLMVGIDLTLWHHLDAGHVVSIHQRIGPDYEEKIIRPAVRSVIRLVISEYPVMDVYSAKRAMIQDEINRKVKDLIEKDGFMVDEVVLRDVRFTPEFTKAIEAKQIAQQAAEQMKYTLEKEEKEAERKVIEAKGRANAIEVINKALAQNPNYIKYLYVDKLSDKVSVIVSDQNTIMDLKGILGAKEK